From the genome of Roseivivax sp. THAF197b:
ACCTCGCCTACAACATGCTGTTCAGCCGCTGGCTCGGACCGGAGCTGTTCGGCGATCTGGCCCTGCTCCTGACGCTGAAACTGGGCATTCTGGCCGCGCTCACGGCGGTGCAGATGGCGGTCTCCAAACGCGTGGCCGCCGAAGACGGCGCGACCGTCACGAGCGCCCATGCCCGACTGGCCCGCAACGCCCTCCTCTGGGGCGGTATCGCGTTGCCCATCTGCCTTTTCGCGCTCTGGATTGCGCAAGCCGGTGAGGCCCTGTCGCTGTCGGAGCCGGGCGCGCTGATGCTTCTCGCACTGGCCCTACCCTTCGCGATGCCGCTTTGTCTGCTGCGCGGGGTGCTGACCGGCAGGCTGCAGGTCGGCGCCGTTATCCGCTCCACCCAGATCGAGATGCTCGTGCGTCTGGCGGGCGGCGCTTTGGCCTGGCAGATGGGCTGGGGATTGACCGGGATCAGTGCCGCGCTGGCCCTGTCGATCGTGCTGGGCTGGGCCGTCATTGCCCGCGATGTGCCCGCCACTGACCCTGGCGCCACAGCACAGCCCGCCTCCCGCCAGCTCATCCGCGGGCTGACCATTGCCGCCCTGCCCTTCGCCTTTCTGCAACTGGCCCAGGTGGCGCTTCTGGATGGCGACCTGCTGCTCGCCAAGCTTCTGCTGACGCCCGTCGAGACCGGTCAGCTTGCCGTGCTCGGATTGTTCCAGCGGATCGAGTTCTTCGCCTGTTTCGGCCTGGCCTCGGTGCTTTTGCCCACAATCGGCCTTGCCCTTGCCCGCGGCGAAAGCGTGCTGCGTGCGGCCCGCCCGGTGGCGCTTCTCTTCCTGCTGGTCTCGGTGCCGCTGATGCTGGCCGCGCTCCTCATCCCCGAGGTCCTGCTCACGCTGCTGGCCGGTCCCGCCTTCCGCGATGCCGCCCCCCATCTGGCCGAGGCCGCAGGCGCCGCCACCGCCTTCACGCTGAGCTACCTCGTGGCGACCTGGCTTTCGGCCCAGAACGATTACCGCGGGATCGCGCTCCTCGCCGTGGCGGTGCCGCTTTACCTGGGCGCTGTACCGCTCGCCGCGCAACTGACCGGCCAGGCCGATCTCGCCCTGCTCGTCACGCTCAAGCTGCAGGTTCAGCTGGGCCTCGCCCTCCTGATGCTCAGCCTTGCCGCTTTCCGCTCCGTCCCGAAACGACCCGCGCCCGTCCCGGCCCCCATGCCCGGATGAGCGCAGCCCCGCACGCCCCTCAAATCACCAACCACGAAAGACCACGCCCATGACCAAACACATGCACATCCAGGCCGAGACCCCTGCCGTCACCCGCGAAGACCGCCCCTGGGGCCATTACGAATCGCTGATGCTCGGCGGTCGCTTCCAGGTGAAGTCCATCGTTGTCGATCCCGGCGGCATCCTGAGCCTGCAGAGCCACATGCACCGCGCCGAGCACTGGATCGTCGTCGAAGGCACGGCAACCGTCACGGTGGGCGAGGATGTCCGGCTCCTGCCCGAGCAGAGCCACGTCTTCATCCCGCTCGGCGCCAAGCACCGGCTGGCCAATTCCGGCAAGGTCCCGATGCGCCTGATCGAAGTCCAGATGGGCCCGTATCTGGGCGAGGACGACATCACCCGCTTCGAGGATGTCTACGACCGCCACTGACCCCGGCACGACAGCGCCGGGCGGGCCTGCCAAGCCCGCCCGGCCGCCACACCGACCAAACCCAAGCCCCCACATCCCGGCCTCACCAGCCGATCATCACCATCCCTTGAAAGGATCGCACCATGCGCTGCCTCCATCTCGCGAAATCCATTGCTCTTGCCGCCGCCCTCTTCTGTCTCAACGCGCCCGCCGCGCAGGCCAACGAGGACGACGCCGCCCGTCTGCCGAAGATCACCTTTCCCGGCGCCACCGGCGGCATCCTGCGCTTTCCCAACACCAATCAGGACTCCGATGAGGGCAACGCCTTCGCCGAGGCCTGGCTCAAGCAGGGCGTGCAGGTCTGGCAGCGCGGCGACACCAAGCTGCAGTTCTTCTACCTCGGCAACTACGTCCGCGACACCGAGCCGAACCCCTGGAACAACTCCACCAAGCACGGCCTCGGCGTGCAGCTTTCGACGCGGCTGGGCGACCACCTGGAACTGACCTTCTCCGCGCGCCACGATTGGTACACCGAGCTCGAAAGCGGGCTCGAGAAGTCGGGCTGGCGCTTTGCCGCGGATTATTACTACTACCGCTATTTCCCCAAGGAAGGCGGCGGTTTCGGCCCGTTCGACCGGGTCTCCTCGGTGTTCAAGAGCTACGGCACGCTGGCCGCTCCCGGCTCGCTAGAGCCCGGCGACACCAATATCGTTCTGACCGTCGGGGGCGAGTACTCGCTCGAATACAAGATCGCCGACAGCAAGTGGCTGATGGTGCCCTTCGCGGACATGCATTTCGCCTGGGACAAGGACCAGAACAATTACAACAACAAGCTGATCCCGGCCGCAGGCGTCAAAGTGCGCCGCCCCATCACCAAGGGCGAGCTGTTCGCGGGGGTCAAGATCGAGGCCGATTATCGCTGGGTCGAGGACACACTCGATGTCGGTCCCATGGTATTTGCAGGGTGGTACAGGGGTTGGTGACCCCGTGGGGCGTCCCCCTGCAAAGGCGGTCGGGTGTGGCAGCACCGACCGCCGCTTAAACGGAGGCCTCCGTGGTGGACACCACGGGGGCCTTTTTCCGTTGATGCGGTTCGGTGGCGGAAGATGCTCGGGGCCGCACGGCGTTCCGGAGGGGCGTGCCTGTCGCGTAGGGGCGGGGCGCGATCAAGACCTTGCCGCCATCGGGCCGCAGGGCTGTGAGCACCAGATGGCTCCCAGCCCCATACGCGTCCCGATCTCCGCGCATTGCCCCTTGTCGTCGCAGTGCCCGAGCATGGGCTGCTCAGCTCCATTGCGATCCCGCGCTGCGCATCAAATATCGAGTATCGTGCCCTGATGTGATCTTTGGGCGTGACGCCTGTACCGCGGGGCAAGACCGTTAAACGGCCTGCCGTCGCCTCTTCAAGGCATCACGTCCGCGCTTGGGTGCGCGCCCTCTACGCAGTGCCGCTGTCCAAGCCCAGCGCCGCCGAGATCCTACCGAGCGACAGACACCGAGCTGGCCGCGCACCGACGACAAAACCGCCCGCCCTTCGGACATGCAAAACCCCGCGCGCCGAAGCCCGCGGGGTCATGAGCGATTTGGCAGTTCCGAGACGACGCGCCCGTCTCAGGTCAGCTCCAGTTGCCTCTCGTCGCGGTAGATCTCCACCGTCTCGGACCAGCACGCCTTGATGTCATCGGCCGCCTCATCGAGCGTATCATCCGGCCCGAGGCGAAGCTGAACCTCGAACTCGCGAAGCAATTCGGCCAGCCGGAGCCCACCGAAGATACCCGAAGACCCGGCCAGCCGATGCGCCTCGGCGGCCAGCGCGTCATGCTGCGCGGGATCCGCGACTTGCGCATCCAGCGTGTCGATGAACGCTTCCAACTCATCGCAGACGGCATCCATCGCGGCGGCGAAACGCTCCTTGTTGAGCGTGCGGCGCACAGTGCGGGCCTGCTCCCAGTCAAAGAGCGGCTGTTCGGCCTCCAGAAGCTCTGCCTCGTCCTCGTCGTCGGCATCCGATGCGAAGGTCTCCATGATCCGGCGCAGAGCCGCGATGGAGATCGGCTTGGCCAGAACATCGGTCATGCCCGCATCGCGGAAGCGCTGCACGTCATGCTGCAACACATGGGCGGTCGTGGCGATGATCGGGCTGTCGGCGGATTGTCCCCCGCCCGAGCGTATGGCGCGGGTCGCCTCGGTCCCGTCCATTTCGGGCATGGAGATGTCCATGAGGATCACGTCGAAGGCCTTGCGGCTGGCCAAAGCGACGCCCTCGCGACCGTTATGGGCCTCTTCGACGCGATGGCCGTCGCGTTCCAGCATCTCGCGGGCCACCAATCGGTTGACCGCATTGTCCTCGACCAACAGCACGTTGCGGGCCGGGATCGTGTGGGCGGGCTTCGCGGCCTTGCTCCGGGCGCCGCCGGAGGATGCGTCGGGCGCGGGCAATTCCTGCCCCGCGGGCGGCTTCAGCGACAGGCGCAGCCAGAAGCGGCTTCCCTCGCCAGGCGCGCTGTCCGCGCCAATCTCAGCGCCGAGCGCCTTGGCCATGCGCGCGGAAATCCCCAAGCCCAGGCCGGTGCCGTTGTTGTTGCGCGCATAAGAGCTGTCGAGCGTCACGAAATCCTCGAAAATTCGCGACAGGTCTTCCTTCTCCATCCCGATGCCATCGTCGATGACGCGGATCTCCACCTCGTCGAGCCCGTTCAGGCATTCGACCTCCAGCGTGATCTGGCCGTTCCGCGTGAACTTGATCGCGTTGCCCAGAAGGTTGATCAGGATCTGCCGGACGCGGACCGGATCGCTGTAGACATGCTTCAGCTCGCGTCCGGCGGCGTTCAGAACGATCACGTTGCCGTTTTCGCGCGCGGGCTGGGAATAGGTATCGACCAGCTCCTCCAGGAAAGCGTGGAGATCGAAGATCCGCGGCGTCATCGTCATCCGCCCCGCATCGAGGCTGGAGATGTCGAGAACGTCGTTCACATGCCCCAACAGCACGTTGCCCGAAGACCGGATCGTCTTGACGTAGCGCTCCGTCTTCGAATCGAGATCGAGCGTTTCCATCAGGTCGAGCGTGCCCAGCATGCCGTTGAGCGGCGTGCGCATCTCGTGGCTCATCACGGCCAGCATGTTGGCCTTCGACTTCTCGCCCGCGATGGCGCGGTCGCGCGCGGATTTGAGGTCATTTTCGGCTTCGACCCGGCGGGAGATGTCGCGGATATAGCCCACGAAGATCTCGCCCTCGGGCCGCTGAACGCTGGCGATGGACAATTCCACCGGAAACAGCGTGCCGTCGCGACGCTTCGCCTCGAGTTGGACGATCCCCTGATTGACCACCCGTTCCTGGCGATACTTGATGAAGCGCTCCATGCCCTTGTTATGGGCCTGACGCAGATGGTCGGGGACGATCAGTTCGGCCATGGATTGCCCCACGGCTTCGGCATGGGTGTAGCCGAAGATCTTTTCGGCCGCACCGTTATACTCGACCACCTTTCCCTCGAGGTCGATGACGATGACCGCGTCGATCGAGGTGGAAATGATCGTCTCGATCCGGTCGCTGACGGCCCGGCTGTTGCGTGCATTTCGTTCGGCAACGCGCGCAAGGCGGGCCATGACGACCAGCATCAACATCAGAACGCCGATCAGGGCGGTCGTGACCAGCGCCACGTAACTCAGCGTGTCTGAGACGCCGGTGCGGTTCTGATCGCTCTGATTGGCGAAACGCTCTATGCCCTTGAGGGCGACGCGCCGCATGACCGGACGCAGCGCCACGACCTCGCTTTGAATGCGCGGCAACGCCTCCCGCAGAACCGGATCTTCGCTGTCGAAATAGGACACGTTGCGATTCAGGAATTCGCGCAATTCCATCAGGCTGCCATTGGCATCGGGATCGCGACGCAGCGTGGCAAAGGACGGACCTTCGGCCAGGGTCGTCACCCTGCTGTAGAAGATATCGAAGCGACGACGCAGCTCGACCAGGGAGGCCTCGGGGTCCAGCGCGGCGACCGAGACGGCCTTGTCCAGCGCGGCCAGTTCAACCTCGCCCTGCGACAGGGTCCATTGCACGTTGTCCGAAGAGGCCGTGGCCAATTGATCGAGCTGACGCAAAACGTCGCTGGCCAGGAACAGCCAGATACCGCAAAGCAAAAGCACGACGAGGCCGAAAAGGCCTCGTTTCACGCTGAAGATACCGGTCAGGGACACGATTGTCCTCCGTTACGCGCCGCGCGGCGCATTCGTTACGATCCGTCCGCCAAGCCGAGGCGGTCGAGTTGCCAGATGCTGCGCGAGTAATGCACTTCGCTCTGGTAGTCGGGGTTGGCGTCATAGGGGTACACGACCCAGATAGGCCCCTTGTCGCGCACGGACATCGGCTCTCCGTTGCGATCGAGCGCGAGGATCGGGCCATCCTCGACCGCGTCCGAGACCGGGATCTCGACCGCGTAATCGTTCACGGCGGTGGCCGTCAGCGTGCCCTCTTCGATGCCAAGCAGATCGGTCAGCGCCTTGAGCGACGGGCCGGAGAATTCCTGTTCGCCCTCGGTCCAGATCGTCGAGGTCGTGATCGTCACGAGGCCAAGCTCTTCCAGCATGGCGCGGTCGAATTGTGCGGTGTCGCCGACATTCGTCGCTGCGAGCTCTCCCGAAACGGTCAGGATCACATCTCCTTCTGGCTGAGCGAGGTCTGCGGCCAGAGCCGCCGAACCGGAGCACGCGAGCGCGATGGAGACAATGGCAGCGCGGGGAAGGCCAGTGATATTCTGCATTGATCCAGGATCCT
Proteins encoded in this window:
- a CDS encoding PAS domain-containing hybrid sensor histidine kinase/response regulator, yielding MSLTGIFSVKRGLFGLVVLLLCGIWLFLASDVLRQLDQLATASSDNVQWTLSQGEVELAALDKAVSVAALDPEASLVELRRRFDIFYSRVTTLAEGPSFATLRRDPDANGSLMELREFLNRNVSYFDSEDPVLREALPRIQSEVVALRPVMRRVALKGIERFANQSDQNRTGVSDTLSYVALVTTALIGVLMLMLVVMARLARVAERNARNSRAVSDRIETIISTSIDAVIVIDLEGKVVEYNGAAEKIFGYTHAEAVGQSMAELIVPDHLRQAHNKGMERFIKYRQERVVNQGIVQLEAKRRDGTLFPVELSIASVQRPEGEIFVGYIRDISRRVEAENDLKSARDRAIAGEKSKANMLAVMSHEMRTPLNGMLGTLDLMETLDLDSKTERYVKTIRSSGNVLLGHVNDVLDISSLDAGRMTMTPRIFDLHAFLEELVDTYSQPARENGNVIVLNAAGRELKHVYSDPVRVRQILINLLGNAIKFTRNGQITLEVECLNGLDEVEIRVIDDGIGMEKEDLSRIFEDFVTLDSSYARNNNGTGLGLGISARMAKALGAEIGADSAPGEGSRFWLRLSLKPPAGQELPAPDASSGGARSKAAKPAHTIPARNVLLVEDNAVNRLVAREMLERDGHRVEEAHNGREGVALASRKAFDVILMDISMPEMDGTEATRAIRSGGGQSADSPIIATTAHVLQHDVQRFRDAGMTDVLAKPISIAALRRIMETFASDADDEDEAELLEAEQPLFDWEQARTVRRTLNKERFAAAMDAVCDELEAFIDTLDAQVADPAQHDALAAEAHRLAGSSGIFGGLRLAELLREFEVQLRLGPDDTLDEAADDIKACWSETVEIYRDERQLELT
- a CDS encoding molybdopterin-dependent oxidoreductase, with protein sequence MQNITGLPRAAIVSIALACSGSAALAADLAQPEGDVILTVSGELAATNVGDTAQFDRAMLEELGLVTITTSTIWTEGEQEFSGPSLKALTDLLGIEEGTLTATAVNDYAVEIPVSDAVEDGPILALDRNGEPMSVRDKGPIWVVYPYDANPDYQSEVHYSRSIWQLDRLGLADGS